The nucleotide window CTGCCGATGGAAGACGGGCCGCGCCCCGGGAGCACCCCGATGGGGGGAACGGGCGGGAATCTCCGCGCACCCGGCGAAACACGGTCGTAAGCTCGCAGACATGCAGGTCATCCAGTCCACGAAGCTCTCCGGCGTCTGTTACGAAATCCGGGGTCCGGTGCTCGAGGAGGCGATGCGGCTGGAAGCAGCAGGTCACCGCATCCTCAAGCTCAACACCGGCAACCCCGCCGCGTTCGGATTCGAGTGCCCGCCCGAGATTCTCGAAGACATACTGCGCAACCTCTCCGGGGCGCACGGCTACGGCGACGCGAAGGGCCTGCTGTCGGCGCGCCGCGCGGTGGTGCAGCACTACCAGACCAAGGCGATCGACCTCGACGTCGAGGACGTCTACCTCGGCAACGGCGTCTCCGAGCTGATCCAGATGTCGATGCAGGCGCTGCTCGACGACGGCGACGAGGTGCTCGTACCCGCTCCGGACTATCCGCTGTGGACCGCCTCGGTCTCCCTGGCCGGCGGCACGGCTGTGCACTACCGGTGCGACGAGCAGGCGGACTGGATGCCCGACCTCGCCGACATCGAGCGGAAGATCACCGACCGCACCAAGGCCCTGGTGATCATCAACCCGAACAACCCGACCGGCGCGGTGTACGACGACGAGATGCTGCGCGGGCTGACGGAGATCGCCCGGCGCCACCAGTTGGTCGTCTGCTCCGACGAGATCTACGACCGCATCCTGTACGACGGCGCGACGCACACCCCGACGGCCGCGATCGCCCCCGATCTGATGGTGCTGACCTTCAACGGGCTGTCGAA belongs to Streptomyces finlayi and includes:
- a CDS encoding pyridoxal phosphate-dependent aminotransferase; protein product: MQVIQSTKLSGVCYEIRGPVLEEAMRLEAAGHRILKLNTGNPAAFGFECPPEILEDILRNLSGAHGYGDAKGLLSARRAVVQHYQTKAIDLDVEDVYLGNGVSELIQMSMQALLDDGDEVLVPAPDYPLWTASVSLAGGTAVHYRCDEQADWMPDLADIERKITDRTKALVIINPNNPTGAVYDDEMLRGLTEIARRHQLVVCSDEIYDRILYDGATHTPTAAIAPDLMVLTFNGLSKNYRVAGFRSGWLAVCGPKAHASSYIEGLTILANMRLCANMPSQHAVATALGGRQSINDLVLPGGRILEQRDVAYDLLTQIPGVTCVKPKGALYLFPRLDPKVYKIKDDRQMVLDLLRAEKIMVVHGTGFNWPEPDHFRIVTLPPTKDLVAAVTRIGNFLDGYSQP